The genome window ataaataaatagtcaataaataaataaataaatttgtaaaattcaattaaaagtcaaactaaaaaGGTGAGTCTTGAGTTTTCCTCTAAAAAATATTAACCCCCTCCGCTGCTCACAAACAGGTGAcagtttgctgtgttttgcagGCGGGGAAGTTCAGCTTCATTCAGCTCATCATCTACATCGGCTCCACGCTGTCGTACTACGCTCTGGTGAGACGCCGCACAGCGTTCACACGCTGACAACACAAGTGTCCATTCACGCGCCTGTCCTCAGAACACAGTGGGGACCAGTGTtggagtgtgtgagagtgggACTTTAGACGGCGGCTGCATCTGGAGCGACTGAATGAGTCGGCTTCAGCGCAGAGAGCTGAAGGGGATCAGTGTGTGAGGTCGGCGCTGCGGGACGCGGCGGGTTTGGTGTCCAAATTAACagtttcagctgcagcagaaaagaCAAGAAGGACGATGTCttagaaaaagttaaaaataactaaacaaataaatcagattACAATGTGGACTCCGGGTCATAACGGTGTCCACAGGGCAGACACACCCTGCTTTGCTgcgggggccacttttgcaaagtgacaggaggtcaggggccactCGCAGCAGCGCAAACTAAttctataattttaggacatttttcacatttcagaacattttaaggatttcaggacatttttagaatttgtgatgttttttaggatttaatttgtttctgagattttaggacatttctaggattttacgatgTTTTTCTTAagatttaagatgtttctaaaattttaggacatttctagaattttgggacatttttcagattcaaaaacatttgtaggattttatgagattttgaggatttcaggacaacatttctagaattttaggacatttttgggatttcagaacatttgtaggattttaggacatttttaggactttaagaTGTTTTCCAGATTTTgagaagtttctaggattttgggacatttttatgatttcagggcatttcttggattttatgatatttttcgatttaggacatttttaggattttaagacatttgtaggatttcagaatgtttctcatattttaggaagtttctaggattttgggacatttttaggatttgaaggggtttttttggatttcagcgcaattcttatattttatgacatttctcacatttcaggacgtttgtagaattttaggacagGATTTCTAGGATGTCTATTGGCTGTGGGTTCAAAAAGGATTTgcatgttctgtttttattcatcttttacaCACTGTCCCAGCGTTTTGGATTTGGGGTTGCATGTTGCATGTTGAAGGTGAGTGTAAAGCAGGGTGAGTGAGTTGaagtgtgagtctgtgtgtctttttcctCCAGACGACCGTGATGATCGACTGGCTGATAGGAACCAGATGTTACTCTGCAGAAGTTGGACAAAACTACTCGGAGAAGAAAGTGGAGTCGGTCCAAGACAAGCAGAAGGTGATGAATGGTTTGATACAATATGTAATGTGATATCAGCTGTGAGCCCATCATCAGAGTTTCTGCACTTTATTTGAAAAGTTATTAGTTTGTATTAATCAGCTGCTTTATGATCACTGTGAGTGTCCtgatgtgactgtgtgttttagtgCATCCTGTGTGTGTCCTACGTCGACGAAAACAACATCCGACTGGTGAAGAGATCGAAGAAGAAAAGTTTACAGGACATCAAACCGGTTTCTGTGCAGCCACGCAAGGTGAACCTGCTGCAGAGAGCAAAGATCAGAGGAACAACACGCATGAATGCTCTTTTAATACCAATGAAATTAGATGAAATTAAGTCCTAAAATCTATCTATTTCTCCAAGATATTAGTTCAGAAAGCATTATTATACTTCTGGAGATTCAGCATGAAGCTTTTCCAGACTTCACATTTAGCCTTCTttaaatgtggcacaaatgtctaaagGTTAAACTGATGAGTTTTTGGTGGtctaaggtcaaggtcactgtgaacttgccTGTCATTTGTGTAAATATCTCAGTGATTCCTTAAGGagattttctcaaattttggcacaaatgtccacatggaAGCTACtgaaaagtggatgtttgtgccaaatttaaagaatttccctcaaggtgttcttgagacattGCGTATCCaaaatgagatggacacaagcCTAACCTGGACACAAGGTTAACCTTAACCTTAGACCACCAAATGCTCATCtgttcatccttgagttcaagtggatgtttgtgccaaatttgaagaaatttcctcatcGTGCTcttaagatatcacattcatgaaAATGGCACGGATCCAAGGTCATGGTGAcattgacctttaaacaccaaaatcaGTACAAACCAATCTGTTAATTCACTAGAATGCAAAGGgggaggtcacagtgacctttaaccttcAACCAccgaaatctaatcagttcattcttgaatccactcgaacgtttgtgccaaatttgaagacatacCCTCCGGCTGTCCTTGAGAAATTCAGTTCATGAGAGTGAGACTAATGCAGGGTCAtggtggccttgacctttgaccaccaaaatctaatcagttcattgactttagtgatatattttttgtcCTGACAGGAGGACAGCGGACACCTGAGAGCCGTCCTCTGTCTGCTCCAGTCTGATAATCACGACGCTCAGCCTCCCCTCGACCATAAATCCGAGCCGGGACGCCGTCGCCCGGCCTGGTGTAGGTGTGACCGCTGCGCCCCCTCCGCCCTCCCTCTGGAGGAGCTGTGCTGCCGGCAGAGCGACGGCGCCTGCATCACCTCTTCGCCGCTGTTCGAGCAGCTCGTGTTGCGTCGCTCCCTGCTGGAGGCCGTCCTCCTGTACCGGGACCCTCTGTCCCCTCTTGCAGGTCAAGGAGAGACCGCCATCCTGCGTCACTGCGCCTACGGTCAGTACATCAGCTGGAGGCTTGGGGTCCCGCCTGAGAACACCCTCCCTGCCATCCCCAGCTGCTGCGTGTGGAGGGTCAGAGGGGAATACCCGAAGCCGGACGGACAGTACGGCGGCTTCAGACCTGACAGGACGGCGTCCATGCAGGCGTTTGCTAACGGAGAGCTGTGAGAGGAGAGCACGGACTCCCCCGCTCACCGACCCACTAACTTTCTATGTTCAGTCCGCTTCAGAgagcaaaaaaagcattaacTTGAGCTTGTGTTTGGTCAGACGGGGGATAAAAGCAGTCAATAAATCACTGCACTTTCTAACATTATCCGTTAAATCATTCGGCTGCTCGGTAAAAATTAAAgccatttttctcagtttcactCCCTTTAAGCAGCTTCTTGCCTTTTAAAGGgcagaaatttcatttttaacaccACTAACCCGCTCAGACAAAAGATTTC of Plectropomus leopardus isolate mb unplaced genomic scaffold, YSFRI_Pleo_2.0 unplaced_scaffold18873, whole genome shotgun sequence contains these proteins:
- the LOC121965168 gene encoding P2X purinoceptor 7-like, which gives rise to AGKFSFIQLIIYIGSTLSYYALTTVMIDWLIGTRCYSAEVGQNYSEKKVESVQDKQKCILCVSYVDENNIRLVKRSKKKSLQDIKPVSVQPRKEDSGHLRAVLCLLQSDNHDAQPPLDHKSEPGRRRPAWCRCDRCAPSALPLEELCCRQSDGACITSSPLFEQLVLRRSLLEAVLLYRDPLSPLAGQGETAILRHCAYGQYISWRLGVPPENTLPAIPSCCVWRVRGEYPKPDGQYGGFRPDRTASMQAFANGEL